In Glycine soja cultivar W05 chromosome 10, ASM419377v2, whole genome shotgun sequence, the genomic stretch GCGCAGTATGGCATTTTTAATGCCTTCCCCGTCTATACTGTTCATGTAACAGTGCTCATTTTTTAATGGCTTCCAACAGTTCATGTAACAGTTTGtctagttgtttaattattgatttagtCCGTTATACATACACAATCTTTATGTAGTCTTAGTCTATTGAAAATTTACTACAATTTTGTAAACTattacatgtttaattttttgaaataacaAAGTACTATAATCAATATTTCAAGTGCAGGTCAAGAGTTGTTAATTTAAGCTGCTTCTTCTGTTCATATTTTATCTCGATGAATGTAGCTTAAAATATGTATCcgaaatgtgaatgtatgaatatagGAAATCTATTTCCATGAGAAGTCTTGATCCTTAAAGCAGTCAAGAAGTAAATGCACATGGATACCTGTCGCAATTTCTAGTTTTCTACAACATTTATTTGgaccttatttttgttttactcaATCCTTTCAAGTAaactaatataatttacttGATGGTTGTGTTAGTAGGTGTACAAAATTGCTCATGTTTGTAAATTGTGAGTTGGCCAAGCAAATGACAGAGCTATTTCCGTGCATTTTGGTGATTGTTTGGGAAAACTTGAAaattttttccacctttttatTGCAAgaaattttcctttcatttgcctttaccttttttattgacttgggtTTGACACATCTGTCTACTCATTTTAAGTCCAAATGGCACCTAGATGGAAAGGAAAAGATGCAAAAGCTAAAAAGGATGCACAAGCTGAAGCGCTCAAGGAACCCATGTCAAAGATTGTATCTCAACTTCAGTCTTCTCTAGTTCAATCAAATACTTGTGGATTTCTCTCTGGTAGTAGTGTACACTTAGCAGTGGGAGCAGAACAACTTCATTTGCTCGATAAAGCATGCTTTGGCTCACCTGTGAGAACAGTTGAAAAGGACAAACCTCGGTTTCAATTAAGCTTTGAGGAGGCATTCTACCTATGCTATTCCTTGAAATGCCTTAAGATTAATAATGACAGTGATGATACTAGTCCCCAAAACAGTGAAGAGCTGTGGCATTACATGAAGTCAAAGAAAGAAACATTCCCTTGTTTCTACAAGGCTTATTCCCACCTGAGAATGAAAAACTGGGTAGTGAGGTCAGGAGCTCAGTATGGTGCAGATTTCGTTGTCTATTGTCACCATCCAGCTCGGGTCCATTCCGAGTATGGTGTGCTTGTTTTATCAGATGGAGAAGATAAAGATCTAAATGGAAGGTTGAGAGTATGGTCTGATGTTCATTGCACAACTCGACTTCTTGGAGGTGTTGCAAAAATCTTATTGGTTTTGTATGTCAATAGAAATGGTAGCAGCAATGAGTCTCCATTATGTTTGGCAAACTACACCATTGAAGAGCACACAATCACCAGATGGAATCCAGAACAGTGCCGCGAAAAGATGGTAATTCATGCTAATTCTGATAATGGAACTGGGTAAATACTTCATCATATGGACGCAACAAAATAtatcaaacatgaaaaaaaaagtattttttttattgtctttgtCCAAAGATATTAGTTATTCAAGCATAACAATATTCTTAAAGATTTGATTCCTTTTCCGtttaaagttattgtcatttcactttttatttttgaaggtTCTATATGCTacacaattagttttttttttttttttgtaccaagaaaaaagaaactaaatgaCTAGTCTTCTTTTGTTCGTGTTTTCTGTGTTTTGGTTTGAACCTAATATTTAGTCACTGGTGAAACCACTTCGTTTTATAATTtaggtttaattgtatttttagttcttatgttACGTGTGATTTTGTTTCTTAGTTTTAATTGCTCATGCTCACATTTGAGTAAAATCTTTCTTTAGTTTTTTACTTTTCCCTTCTTTCCCCTCCTCTGAAGTCTGAACCATGATTCTAACATGGTATCAAAGTGATACCACCCACCTTGATTTCTTTTTCCTGCTGCTTTGTTCATTTGGGTTTTACTTTTCTCTTTTCcgttttctttctattttcattttcttgagaAAATTCCAACAGATTTACCATCATTGTTTTCTCTTATTCATTTCTCTGTTTTTCGATTTGTTTTCTCCCTGTTCTTTTTCTCAAGAAAACTTTTGCTCTGTTATTCCCTTTTTCTTAGAATTGGATTTGGTGAAGAAATTCTTGCCAGTCTTGAACTTCCTAAAAGTGTTTCATGGTTTCCTTGAGAGTGGTGTTTTCATTTTTCGATTATGAGAACGGGTTTTTCAGCGGCAGTGATTGCAAGCTATTGTTTTTGGCAGCGAGATAGTGTTTAAAGACTAGTAGTGTTCTCTGATTATTGTTTGACTAGATTAGGGAGCACAAGTTAATTGTGATGATGATTTTGTTTCAAGAACGACGATAATTGTGGGTTTTATAGTGTATGCTGCTTCAAATTTGTGGATTATGATTAGAAAATTGAATTTACGTTTGGAAAAGTTTCTATTTTCTCACTATCTTACAGTTGACTTGGTTGCACTTTGAATTTCAAAGTCTCGTATTCTAGTTTGGTGAGCTGAAAAATTGTACTCACTTGTGTTTGTGAAAAATCCTCAATGAAGACTGATTAAAGTTTGGATTTCAAGAAGTTCGTTGGTGGTTCAATGGTTGAAATATTTGGTGATTTGGAGATTGTAGTCAAGTTGTTTGATGAAATGCCTGTTAGACTGCTTGcattgttgaaaaaaattaagcattttTTAATAGGTTCATCGGTTTGCTTCTTGCTTGCCGCTAGTTAGTTTTTGCCATCATGGAAATTTGTAGATATTGAAATGTTGAACACTGAATCTTGGTTGGCATTTTTCTTTGGAGGCTATTGATAGTTAGGTTTACCTTCCTCATATTCACGAGTCAATTTGTCAAATTTGTAGAATCTCTCTCGTATAACTTATATAAATGATAAGAGAACTACTACAAATTAGCTTATATATAAACTCAAATTagattatgtataaattaatgtgAACTTTTAGcaaagtttatttcattttttccttctaaaagtGTTTATGAACAAACTTGTCCAAACATAGTCTCTTAAAAAGTTGCAGGGTAGTCACgcatgtttcatttttaaataatgattctttaattattttttaaaaaaatattaagagttTTAGatacattatttatataaaatattaagagtCAATAAGTgtagtttttataaatttaagagaaattgaaatacaaacaaaagttatattgatttcattttgatctataaaatattactaattggATGGTGATGGtctatcaaatttaaaaaataaaaaagattgaacTATCATTCATTTAAAACTATAAGGACCATTCAATCCAATTCTAGGGACATATAGCTTCGTTTGAATAGAACTGGATCATAGATTTTCCGCCTAAGAATAAGGATTAGTCATTCATCACTTTACACATGATAATTcagtatatgtatttttttaatacaccgCATAGAATCAtggaaataaaattttcttaatttcatgTCTTGCGTATTGAATTATGAGTATAATAATATCATCATAtgataaattgaaaaattatataccTTGAGACAACTGAACCTGTAgtattttacacaaaaaaaaaataaacatatagaatatagtatatatataaatttattaattatcataGAGTCATAAAGAGTGATTCAGATAGGATTTAAAGGCGTGGCGAGAAGAGATtgggtgagaaaaaaaaaaataagaggaaCCGTAGTGACTTCTCCATTTCTGATTCTCACTCCCTATGACTCtatcataattaataaatttatatatatatatatatatatatatatatattacatactATAGGTtcaccttcttttttttttgtgaaatacTATAGGTTTAGATGTCTCATGGTAtacaatttttcaatttttccgtCACAATTACATGGACTCTCAATCTGTTTCATCTAGGCTGCGTTCGTTTGAAGACAAATTGAgcgaaaaagagaagaaatgaaTGATAAAAGAGTTGAAACCTACATTTTTATACTTATGAATAGGGGTGGGTAAACGGACTTAGGTCCATGGACTGGCCTGCGGGATCCACGGTCCGTGCGGGTAACGGATCAATTTCTTTAAACGGTCGATgattatatcatatttttggGTCCGTTCCGCTTAACCCGCAGACTATGCGGGTTTGGCCCACGGGGTCCGCGGGTTATCCGTATTAGGTTTGATTTGTGTGACCCAATTAcattaggtttgattttctctctttcacttaaaacttttctttcttgttctcTTCAGAGACTTGTGGTTGCATGTTAACTCGTTGCAAATCCAATTTACAAGTAAgatataaagattttttaataatagataaagaaatatattagataagataaagatttaaagataaaaataaaatatttaaattaaaagatgataaagataaaaaaaagataagataagaaaagtaaaaaataacagaaataaaagattaagataaaaaagaaaagtgacttaAGAAGATGAAAATAAGGAGATAGAGAAGACTCAAACTACTTCAAATATGGAATCATTTTTCTTGGAGAtgtttaagtttcatattttagatttattgcttggattttcttttgttaagacattatttattttattgatgtaattgacaaattgttgagattttatttacatttgtgttgaacttaatttgattgtgttacatttttattgaaattaaaattctttaaaactagACTCGCGGACTGGCCGATTTGACCCGTGGGATCCGCGAGGCGGGGGCAGACCAATTTATTTGGTTCGTGTAAGAATGTAGAGCGAGCTGACCTAGTCTGCTGCCAATGCGGGGCGGACCAGCCCGCTTACCCACCTCTACTTATGAAATACAAACAcctcttttatttaaaatgtgttGTGATGGACATATCTCTGACTTCGACACACCTCTTTTAGCTactaataaatgaaatttttattcttttagaaattaaattatcacaATTTACTCGTTAAAaaaccagaatgattatttaccTTTAGTTTTTACCCGAAATTAAACCACCTTGGCGAAGGACATTCGGTTGATGTATCATTTGCCTTTGTTGAATGACTGAGTGAAGCGGTCTCACCTTAGTTGCATTCTCTGTCTGAAACACTTCCATCAGGAAAGCGCAGAGATCTGAAATTCCTCGTCTTCGTCAAAATAGAGTCCCTTTAACGCTTCTTCTTAGAACGGGTCAACCCTTTTTCGGTCACAATTGCATGGACTCTCAATCTGCTTCATCTAGGCTGCGTCTGTTTGAAGACAAATTGAgcgaaaaagagaagaaatgaaTGATAAAAGAGTTGGAACCTacattttagaagaaattgcttggattttcttttgttaagacattatttattttattgatgtaattgacaaattgttgagattttatttatatttgtgttgaacttaatttgattgtgttacatttttattgaaattaaaattcttttaaaactagaCTCGCGGACCGGCCCGTTTGACCTGTGGGATCCACAAGGCAGGGAcggaccaatttatttggtccatgTAAGAATGCAGGGCAGGCTTATACGGGCGGGCCTTGTGCGGGGCAGACCAGCCCGCTTACCCACCCCTACTTATGAAATACAAACAcctcttttatttaaaatgtgttGTGATTGACACATTTCTAACTTCGACACACCTAAATACttgtttgacattttttattgtgtctgaattaaaaattattttttgttgacttTAAGCCGTTATCTTTACACAGCTagtacacttaaaaaaaatagaacattgatttaaaaagataaatatactatcaacttatatattttgttatatgttggaaaaataaaataaaataaacactcaAGCGCGCATTCAAAAACTAGAAATGTAATTTGGtgcaaaaaattaatatttgttttgggtccttaataaaaaaacatttattgaaAGTAACTCAAGTTAAACAGGTGATGTGCTTCTAACTGAAGAGTACAGTAGGTGTGTTTTAGATCCATTCGTCATCTGTTCCAGACACAGGGTTAATTACTAGTTTCGTTGTCTTCAATTCTTTATATGTTCGAAAATCATGGTCCCAAAACCAAAAAGCGTGTTAAGATTCTTATGTACGCATATATTTAGTTTAAGTGAGTTCATATTATTGTGAGTAAATTCAACTAAAACTATGCAGAGTAATAGAGTCAGTGTATCCATAGTAGTATCAAGTGTTTGCATTCACGACTCAAAACTCTTCCACGTGACTTCAAATCTAGTGTTGTATATTTCTGATTTACTGAATGTGTCTGACCAAGTCATTGCATATAATAACAATTTGAAGCCTAATTGTGTTTGGTATCCCATCTTGGATGTGCTTTCAGagagggaaaaaagaaaaactacaaaACATTCCTACAGATGTAGAAGCTATAAATATTTGCTTTTGTGGATATGGATCAACTTTGATGCAGTGAAATATCAAATTCACACTTATTTCACTACTTGAATTTCGAATTACAACAGAAGTAGTAATGTCAAGCCGGGCTAGACCAAGAAGGTTGACACCTTTTCTTTTGGGGATCAGCTGCAAAAAACCTGTTGATATCTGAGTTCCATGAATGCATAATGGATCACTTGATACTAGGACAACTGCATCTTACATTAAGAGCATTGTACAAGCAATAAATTTCACCTTGAGTTCAATGAATCGTCCTTTTTAGAGGTATAAATGAACCGAAAATTGGTTACAAGCTATGAAGCACGGACACACTGTCGAAGTGCAGCGTCCCGCGTCGGAGACGCACCGGACACACAAACGGGTATGACTCCGGTGCGACACGGTGTCCGTTGCCGCCGCCGTCGCCGGACACGGTTGGATGTAGGAGACGCGTGATTGGACGCAGCCCAACAAGTGGACACGCGCGTCCAAACGTGGCCCAAccaactattttattatttatttaaaaaaggctTACCTAAAACGAAAATCGTTTCTGCACGTCTTCTCCTTGCCGCAAGCGAACCTCCATTGCTGGTCGCTACCTCTGTTTCCCCCTTTGCATGTAggcccttctttcttttctgagTTTTCTCATCTGCTCCATGTTGTTGCTTGCGTTTTTCTCGCCTCCGTTTCCCTCTTTGCTGCTTGctaattttggttttgttgcTTTTGGTTTCTCTCTCGCCTCTATTGTTTCCCCGTTGATGCTTGCCTGGTTTTATGGTTTCTGATTTCATTGAAATGCTTTTGTGCTTCCACTGTTCCACATTTGTTCCCTTTAAGTAAAATACcaattctctctctttctctttccatGTGTCGTGGCTAAACTCTGAAGTACCCATTACCCAATGCCATTTGATAGTTACAATGCATTTGTTTtactttcttaattaaaaaaggggcacaaaaagagaaacgaaaattaaaaaaagaaaagaaaagaaaagaagaagtacaacacaaaaattattattatacaagTCCGGGTAGGTGTGAGACATTAATTGAAGTATACTATTCAGTTTCTCCtaccttaatttttatttttattattttatttagatacttttttgttttgttgtgccAGCAAGAGAGTTTGAATGTTTTAAGGTGGCCTCAAGCTCAAGCACGTTACAGCGCACAAAAAAAAGGGTTTTTAagaacttttctttttaatgataAGTTCTGTACGACAGctaagaaaatagaaaagaatatATAGAGAAAGAGATTGCTTAGGTATGTAACATCAAAAGTAATACGttggaaaattataatttattatttattatttaaagatgcaattatcatattttctaaataaaataaatgggtcgatgttaacatattttTGTAGGATTGAAAGTTTACTTtttcatcaattaaaattttaagggtttacttgtattttttatttatttttttactttttaattataaaattgtcacaTTAGTTTAAATctgttttttggttttaaaaaaattatacaaaaattgttttttgttgtttgttttttacttagaaattgtttacattgatttttattttttttaaattgttgtagAGATTAGTGCTTCTAGTCCTAGTCAAGCTAAAGAACAAGATGATGATACCAAACCTTTATGGACCTAtgttacaaagataaaaagtgTAGGTGGTGGTGGAAATTATGAGATAAAATGCAATATTTGTGATTTTACCTTTAATGGGTCTTACACTAGAGTGAGGACACACTTGTTGAAGATGATTGTAAAGGGAGTTAGAGTTTGTCAAAAGGTAACAATTGAAAAACTTATAGATTTGAAGAAGATAGACAATGAGGCAACATTGAGGGTGGAGaagtcaaaaacaaaatttgtgtcATTGCCTCCGGTTTCTACTCAACACCAAATGGATACAAACAC encodes the following:
- the LOC114369282 gene encoding tRNA-splicing endonuclease subunit Sen2-1-like isoform X1, with the protein product MFVNFQMAPRWKGKDAKAKKDAQAEALKEPMSKIVSQLQSSLVQSNTCGFLSGSSVHLAVGAEQLHLLDKACFGSPVRTVEKDKPRFQLSFEEAFYLCYSLKCLKINNDSDDTSPQNSEELWHYMKSKKETFPCFYKAYSHLRMKNWVVRSGAQYGADFVVYCHHPARVHSEYGVLVLSDGEDKDLNGRLRVWSDVHCTTRLLGGVAKILLVLYVNRNGSSNESPLCLANYTIEEHTITRWNPEQCREKMVIHANSDNGTG
- the LOC114369282 gene encoding tRNA-splicing endonuclease subunit Sen2-1-like isoform X2 gives rise to the protein MAPRWKGKDAKAKKDAQAEALKEPMSKIVSQLQSSLVQSNTCGFLSGSSVHLAVGAEQLHLLDKACFGSPVRTVEKDKPRFQLSFEEAFYLCYSLKCLKINNDSDDTSPQNSEELWHYMKSKKETFPCFYKAYSHLRMKNWVVRSGAQYGADFVVYCHHPARVHSEYGVLVLSDGEDKDLNGRLRVWSDVHCTTRLLGGVAKILLVLYVNRNGSSNESPLCLANYTIEEHTITRWNPEQCREKMVIHANSDNGTG